A single genomic interval of Deltaproteobacteria bacterium harbors:
- a CDS encoding HAMP domain-containing protein translates to MNILRFMPRSLFFRLSLAVSLVMVVVFGASSYITFRIQSEQSLSATKTQAILLTRALKNTIKIGMESGHTESLASIFQTVGALPGVEKLRVFNEEGKIRYSMKPSEVGHLTDELDYTVYRSPERSTPFQSQDTGHRSFCMVEPIENEAKCQRCHPRENEVLGVLDVCLSMEDTEKSIEYNRFLLLSFTWLAVILTTALISVILKRFVTAPVERLVRTMESVEAGKLDVRVDIRSGDELGRLGGSFNEMVRKLSETRAELEKFHHRQLARADRLASLGEMAAGIAHEIKNPLAGIYGAAQVLVNEFPEGDPKREIVGEMMTLIKRLDVTIKDLLNFARYTEPQFSEANVNEVIDKVLFLVQQIPEGKRARIVRDFDAEMPAIEMDSEQMKQVFLNLALNALQAKPDGVTLTVCTRGTPPADLPEAKDRSGYVMVSVSDDGPGIPADRIGKVFQPFFTTKESGTGLGLSMTRKILDLHDGWITAESGAGGGATFTVFLPKVRP, encoded by the coding sequence GTGAATATCCTCCGGTTCATGCCCCGCTCCCTGTTCTTCCGCCTCTCCCTCGCGGTCAGTCTCGTCATGGTGGTCGTCTTCGGCGCCTCGTCCTACATCACCTTCCGGATCCAGTCCGAGCAGTCGCTCTCGGCCACGAAGACCCAGGCCATCCTTCTCACCCGGGCGCTGAAGAACACCATCAAGATCGGGATGGAGTCCGGCCACACCGAATCCCTCGCGTCCATCTTCCAGACCGTGGGGGCGCTGCCCGGCGTGGAGAAGCTCCGGGTCTTCAACGAGGAGGGGAAGATCCGGTATTCGATGAAGCCTTCGGAGGTGGGGCACCTGACCGACGAGCTCGACTACACCGTGTACCGGAGCCCGGAGCGGAGCACCCCGTTCCAGAGCCAGGACACCGGCCACCGGTCGTTCTGCATGGTGGAACCGATCGAGAACGAGGCGAAGTGCCAGCGTTGCCACCCGAGGGAGAACGAGGTGCTCGGCGTGCTCGACGTCTGCCTCTCGATGGAGGACACCGAGAAGAGCATCGAGTACAACCGGTTCCTTCTCCTGTCGTTCACCTGGCTCGCCGTGATCCTGACCACCGCGCTCATCAGCGTGATCCTCAAGCGTTTCGTGACCGCGCCGGTGGAGCGGCTGGTCAGGACGATGGAGTCGGTGGAGGCGGGGAAGCTGGACGTCCGGGTCGACATCCGGAGCGGAGACGAACTGGGGCGGCTGGGCGGGAGCTTCAACGAGATGGTGCGGAAGCTTTCCGAAACGCGGGCGGAGCTCGAGAAGTTCCATCACCGGCAACTCGCCCGGGCCGACCGCCTGGCGTCGCTGGGAGAAATGGCGGCGGGAATCGCCCACGAGATCAAGAACCCGCTGGCCGGGATCTACGGCGCGGCCCAGGTCCTCGTCAACGAGTTCCCGGAAGGGGACCCCAAGCGGGAGATCGTCGGGGAGATGATGACCCTCATCAAGCGGCTGGACGTCACGATCAAGGACCTTCTGAACTTCGCGCGGTACACGGAGCCGCAATTCTCGGAGGCGAACGTCAACGAGGTGATCGACAAGGTGCTCTTCCTGGTCCAGCAGATCCCGGAAGGGAAGCGCGCCCGGATCGTGCGGGATTTCGACGCGGAGATGCCGGCGATCGAGATGGACTCCGAGCAGATGAAGCAGGTGTTCCTCAACCTCGCCCTCAACGCCTTGCAGGCGAAGCCCGACGGCGTGACGCTCACGGTATGCACCCGGGGAACGCCTCCCGCGGACCTCCCGGAGGCGAAGGACCGGTCCGGGTACGTGATGGTTTCCGTTTCCGACGACGGGCCGGGGATCCCCGCGGACCGGATCGGGAAGGTGTTCCAGCCGTTCTTCACGACCAAGGAATCGGGCACCGGCCTCGGGCTTTCCATGACCCGGAAGATCCTCGACCTGCACGACGGGTGGATCACGGCCGAGAGCGGGGCCGGGGGAGGCGCGACCTTCACGGTCTTTCTTCCGAAGGTAAGGCCTTGA
- a CDS encoding cytochrome c3 family protein: MNRLFPRLAILAALLAPIPSGAGQGGAGILFPPDLTLATEPKIRVYAFRAEKGGPDNVSVNGIPAAPLDGDTFLKGEIPLYPGLNTVRVGGSAVRVFALPGAKMEDFRTATGGGEELVYRAFRMHAALDEGCETCHSVEGGTLKAKEQKEACYSCHNDFSKGEGGKKVYLHAPVAAGECTGCHDPHFSARPKLQKLEKGCLECHDPFPAGKSVHEPVADGECVSCHSPHAGPAPKQLVRPGNSLCLGCHEEPHSRHRSAAVRGTMTVVPDEFPREKGELSCAGCHAPHRSDEANLFRMNQQKLCAVCHRI, encoded by the coding sequence TTGAACCGCCTTTTCCCGCGGCTGGCGATCCTGGCCGCCCTCCTCGCGCCGATTCCGTCCGGCGCCGGGCAGGGGGGCGCCGGGATCCTTTTCCCGCCGGACCTGACGCTCGCCACGGAGCCGAAGATCCGGGTTTACGCGTTTCGGGCGGAGAAAGGGGGGCCGGACAACGTTTCCGTCAACGGGATTCCCGCCGCGCCGCTCGATGGAGACACGTTCCTGAAAGGGGAGATCCCGCTGTACCCGGGGTTGAACACGGTGCGGGTGGGCGGATCGGCCGTTCGCGTCTTCGCGCTGCCCGGGGCGAAGATGGAGGACTTCCGGACCGCTACCGGAGGCGGCGAAGAATTGGTGTACCGGGCGTTCCGCATGCACGCCGCGCTCGACGAAGGATGCGAGACGTGCCATTCCGTCGAAGGGGGAACGCTCAAGGCCAAGGAGCAGAAAGAGGCGTGCTACTCCTGCCACAACGACTTCTCCAAGGGCGAGGGAGGGAAGAAGGTCTACCTCCACGCGCCGGTCGCGGCGGGTGAGTGCACCGGTTGCCACGACCCCCACTTTTCCGCGCGTCCGAAGCTCCAGAAGCTGGAGAAAGGGTGCCTCGAGTGCCACGACCCGTTCCCGGCGGGAAAGTCGGTCCACGAGCCCGTCGCGGACGGGGAGTGCGTGTCGTGTCACAGCCCCCACGCGGGCCCCGCGCCGAAGCAGCTCGTCCGTCCGGGCAACTCCCTGTGCCTCGGATGCCACGAGGAGCCGCACTCCCGCCACCGGTCGGCGGCCGTCCGGGGGACCATGACCGTGGTGCCGGACGAATTCCCCAGGGAGAAAGGGGAGCTGTCCTGTGCGGGTTGCCACGCGCCTCACCGCTCGGACGAGGCGAACCTGTTCCGGATGAACCAGCAGAAACTATGCGCCGTCTGCCACCGGATCTAG
- a CDS encoding 4Fe-4S binding protein yields the protein MRYLKRRIFQGMGSILPNSYVQGFLSAVLYQGSLKSVCSPLLNCYACPSALFSCPIGTLQHFMVTGNIPFYGAGTLAAVGASVGRMTCGTLCPFGFLQDLLYKFRAWKVSIPVWTRYIRYAVLLGLVFIIPYLTHENWFSKLCPMGTLIGGLPWVTLNLNVRSMIRALFWVKIGILLFFITTSTMVKRPFCRAICPLGAIFSVFNKSSFLQLAWNPDTCTKCGKCRKICPVDIRPDRNATNPDCLRCLDCTRCPSLKLTTVFHKEPFGSPEGRGMGELSGAPTR from the coding sequence TTGAGGTACCTGAAGCGCCGGATCTTCCAGGGGATGGGAAGCATCCTCCCCAACTCGTACGTCCAGGGGTTCCTCTCCGCGGTCCTGTACCAGGGTTCCCTGAAAAGCGTCTGTTCTCCCCTGCTGAACTGCTACGCCTGCCCTTCGGCGCTGTTTTCCTGCCCCATCGGCACGCTGCAGCACTTCATGGTCACCGGGAACATCCCGTTCTACGGAGCGGGGACGCTGGCCGCCGTCGGAGCGTCCGTGGGACGGATGACGTGCGGGACCCTCTGCCCGTTCGGATTCCTCCAGGACCTGCTGTACAAATTCCGGGCATGGAAGGTGTCCATCCCGGTCTGGACGCGGTATATCCGGTACGCCGTCCTTCTCGGGCTGGTGTTCATCATCCCGTACCTCACCCACGAGAACTGGTTCTCGAAGCTGTGCCCGATGGGAACGCTGATCGGGGGCCTCCCGTGGGTGACGCTCAACCTGAACGTCCGGTCGATGATCCGGGCGCTGTTCTGGGTCAAGATCGGGATCCTGCTCTTCTTCATCACCACTTCGACGATGGTCAAGCGGCCGTTCTGCCGCGCCATCTGCCCCCTGGGGGCGATCTTCTCCGTCTTCAACAAGTCGAGCTTCCTGCAGCTCGCCTGGAACCCGGACACGTGCACGAAGTGCGGGAAGTGCCGGAAGATCTGCCCGGTGGACATCCGCCCCGACCGGAACGCCACCAACCCCGACTGCCTCCGGTGCCTCGACTGCACCCGGTGCCCCAGCCTGAAACTCACCACGGTGTTCCACAAGGAACCGTTCGGGTCCCCCGAAGGCCGGGGGATGGGCGAACTCTCCGGAGCTCCGACGCGTTGA
- a CDS encoding redoxin domain-containing protein, with amino-acid sequence MKRPGSTGKIFAAALVFAAGLYAAPKAAAAFKNVQAGAEAPPFKLADLAGKQVSLESFKGDNAVLVVFWATWSSRSLAELADVQKLVDTLGPKGLKAIAVNVEHEHTADEDMRTIREKAASLKLTYPVVLDPGLETFRNYGVVAVPSTAILGAGNVLREAYNGYPTYVFLEMKGLAESLLGMKPKEEAAIAKADAGYKPKRQALLNYNLGRRLYAFGMLDKSEPKLKMAAAADPKWAAPNILLGDAYLSLAKKDKSRLEEAKKAFEAAIASEGENVMARTGLARVYWAMGDAGSAEREADEALKKGAAYPPALLLKAAVMARKGDVAGASVRIREAIDLNPMDAQTRALAGRAYEEAKELGKAAAMYRKAWELGGER; translated from the coding sequence ATGAAACGTCCGGGAAGCACAGGAAAGATCTTCGCGGCGGCCCTGGTGTTCGCCGCCGGCCTCTACGCCGCCCCGAAGGCGGCCGCGGCGTTCAAGAACGTGCAGGCGGGGGCCGAAGCCCCGCCGTTCAAGCTGGCGGATCTCGCCGGCAAGCAGGTCTCCCTCGAGTCGTTCAAGGGGGACAACGCGGTGCTGGTCGTCTTCTGGGCGACCTGGAGCAGCCGGTCGCTCGCGGAGCTGGCCGATGTCCAGAAACTCGTCGATACGCTCGGTCCGAAAGGATTGAAGGCGATCGCGGTCAACGTCGAGCACGAGCACACGGCGGACGAGGATATGAGAACCATCCGGGAGAAGGCCGCCTCCCTCAAGCTGACCTACCCCGTCGTTCTCGACCCGGGGCTGGAGACGTTCCGCAACTACGGCGTCGTGGCGGTCCCCTCCACGGCGATCCTCGGAGCCGGGAACGTCCTTCGCGAGGCATACAACGGATACCCGACGTACGTCTTTCTCGAAATGAAGGGGCTTGCGGAATCGCTCCTCGGGATGAAGCCGAAGGAGGAAGCCGCCATCGCGAAGGCCGATGCCGGGTACAAGCCCAAACGGCAGGCGCTGCTCAACTACAACCTCGGGCGCCGGCTGTACGCTTTCGGGATGCTCGACAAATCGGAGCCGAAGCTGAAAATGGCCGCGGCGGCGGACCCGAAGTGGGCCGCCCCCAACATCCTGCTGGGAGACGCGTACCTGTCCCTGGCGAAGAAGGACAAGTCGAGGCTGGAGGAGGCGAAGAAAGCGTTCGAGGCGGCGATCGCGTCCGAGGGGGAAAACGTGATGGCACGGACCGGACTCGCGCGCGTATACTGGGCGATGGGCGATGCGGGAAGCGCCGAGCGCGAGGCGGACGAGGCGCTGAAGAAAGGGGCCGCGTACCCGCCGGCCCTGCTCCTCAAGGCCGCCGTCATGGCCCGCAAGGGAGACGTCGCCGGAGCTTCGGTGCGGATCCGCGAGGCGATCGACCTGAACCCGATGGACGCGCAGACGCGGGCGCTCGCGGGACGGGCGTACGAGGAGGCGAAGGAGCTCGGGAAGGCCGCCGCGATGTACCGGAAGGCCTGGGAGCTCGGCGGGGAGCGGTAA